A genomic region of Mycobacterium senriense contains the following coding sequences:
- a CDS encoding DUF4286 family protein, translated as MAPNLFIALTNPIEGQDDTFNKWYDAQHLPEVLDVPGVVAAQRYDIVELKVPDDQELPAQLPPPTHRYMVIYELDNEPDVVMAEFLKRVMAGTLSLGEWLDLTTISLTGWAPRGKRVLADS; from the coding sequence GTGGCTCCGAATCTGTTCATAGCGCTCACCAACCCGATCGAGGGTCAAGATGACACCTTCAACAAGTGGTACGACGCTCAGCACTTGCCGGAGGTTCTCGACGTCCCGGGAGTTGTTGCCGCCCAGCGTTACGACATCGTCGAACTGAAAGTCCCGGATGACCAGGAGTTGCCCGCTCAGTTGCCGCCGCCGACGCACCGCTACATGGTGATTTACGAGCTGGACAACGAACCCGACGTCGTGATGGCGGAATTCTTGAAACGGGTCATGGCCGGAACGCTGTCACTAGGGGAGTGGCTCGATCTGACCACCATCTCTCTCACCGGATGGGCGCCACGCGGCAAACGCGTTCTGGCGGACAGCTAG
- a CDS encoding PEP-utilizing enzyme, translated as MNVDRARELAGLLPGMTGDDFERDLLGAVRPDAAPTRSDPRRLPAVIVKAPLVLARARSAPRRLHQRQMDWWRATVLTGRWPDPRNLLTDSSYRFSAAMRVHVRTRLILNVFRAQVESIAVKAGRGDLVPALLAGYGGVIETELADDVWSLGHGRITLDEFVSRHGFHGPNEGNVIGHSWREDPDAVLRAAAAHSGRPESDRPAVRAERAAATRRKAEADLLSTLPAARRLLVCRLLASTGAQVRAVELTKAAFLTAVDGCRAAAGGFGAELVDAGTLDRVDDACYLTVDELLAPLPANVRELVEFRRTRREAYRSLEVPSVFTGMPEAIQRSAAPPAQDAVIRGTPAGPGIFEGIVRVVVDPESQDTLDDGEVLVCKFVDPGWTALVSLAGALVTDIGSPASHGAIVARELGITCVVGTGNGTTALRSGDLVRVDGTTGEIAVLARSRSAVQK; from the coding sequence ATGAATGTCGATCGCGCCCGCGAACTCGCCGGGTTGCTGCCCGGAATGACCGGGGATGACTTCGAACGCGACTTGTTGGGCGCAGTGCGGCCTGATGCGGCTCCGACCCGTAGCGACCCCCGCCGGTTACCGGCAGTCATCGTCAAGGCGCCGTTGGTGCTGGCACGAGCGCGGTCTGCTCCGCGCCGCCTACACCAGCGCCAGATGGACTGGTGGCGGGCAACCGTACTAACTGGACGATGGCCTGACCCGCGCAATCTGCTCACTGATTCCTCCTACCGGTTCAGTGCGGCGATGCGGGTGCATGTTCGTACTCGTCTCATCCTCAATGTGTTTCGCGCACAGGTCGAATCGATTGCCGTCAAGGCGGGTCGTGGTGATCTGGTGCCGGCGCTGTTGGCCGGGTATGGCGGCGTGATCGAAACCGAATTGGCCGATGACGTGTGGTCGTTGGGGCACGGCCGGATCACGTTGGACGAGTTTGTTTCTCGGCACGGTTTTCATGGTCCTAACGAGGGCAATGTGATCGGTCATTCGTGGCGGGAGGACCCAGACGCGGTCCTGCGTGCGGCCGCCGCGCACAGCGGCAGGCCCGAGTCCGACCGCCCGGCGGTGCGTGCAGAACGTGCAGCCGCGACGCGCCGGAAAGCCGAGGCCGACTTGCTCTCAACGCTTCCCGCGGCGCGACGCCTGTTAGTGTGTCGCCTGCTGGCATCGACGGGGGCTCAGGTGCGAGCCGTAGAACTGACCAAGGCCGCGTTCTTGACCGCCGTTGACGGATGCCGCGCGGCAGCCGGCGGGTTCGGTGCTGAGCTGGTCGACGCCGGGACGCTGGATCGGGTTGACGACGCTTGTTACCTGACCGTGGACGAACTGCTGGCTCCGCTGCCCGCGAACGTGCGCGAATTGGTGGAGTTTCGCCGAACCCGGCGCGAGGCGTACCGGAGCCTTGAGGTGCCGTCGGTTTTCACCGGGATGCCGGAGGCCATCCAAAGATCGGCCGCGCCGCCCGCACAAGATGCCGTCATTCGCGGAACTCCCGCAGGCCCAGGGATCTTCGAAGGCATCGTAAGAGTGGTGGTCGACCCGGAATCCCAAGACACCCTCGACGACGGCGAGGTACTGGTCTGCAAGTTCGTCGACCCTGGCTGGACCGCCTTGGTCTCGCTGGCGGGTGCCCTGGTAACCGACATCGGCAGTCCCGCCAGTCACGGGGCGATCGTCGCGCGCGAGCTCGGTATCACGTGCGTGGTCGGAACAGGCAACGGCACCACGGCATTACGCAGCGGCGACCTCGTGCGGGTGGACGGGACCACCGGTGAGATCGCGGTGCTGGCCCGGTCCCGGTCCGCGGTGCAGAAGTGA
- a CDS encoding spirocyclase AveC family protein yields MLFAMSQLAPPATLHPSGVWFFNWVIPIAGSIFIVLTIADVIRRRRLTWGFLFLFNSLAVYWMETIGDWGQMLFYSPAFAQHHLLEWLPIKTPNDPLFMPFAYAVYWGVHAILVLWLSQWVSTRFGWSMLKSMLVLAIPVNYVWDFVVEGTATALGWWTYDPGIGPVLQWGNGGRITLLWTIGIMCVWPNLIAYWAGKPPVRGLNHFERFCRLDRFTVPRTGSHPTGHAESRGGTALAARQAVLTKQQEFDGYLNYDVVIPRWRFELMRLGAWFIVFQVTFFVFLIIPLVVLRTVTGADSPYVP; encoded by the coding sequence ATGCTTTTCGCCATGTCACAGCTGGCGCCACCGGCGACCCTCCATCCATCCGGTGTCTGGTTCTTCAACTGGGTGATACCGATCGCCGGCAGCATTTTCATCGTTCTGACGATCGCCGATGTCATCCGGCGGCGTCGCCTGACGTGGGGGTTTCTGTTCCTGTTCAACAGCCTCGCGGTGTACTGGATGGAGACGATCGGTGACTGGGGCCAGATGCTGTTCTACAGTCCGGCTTTCGCACAACACCATCTGCTCGAGTGGCTGCCGATCAAGACGCCCAACGATCCGTTGTTCATGCCATTCGCGTACGCGGTGTATTGGGGAGTGCACGCGATCCTGGTGCTGTGGCTGAGTCAATGGGTATCCACGCGGTTCGGCTGGAGCATGCTCAAATCCATGCTGGTGCTTGCGATTCCGGTCAACTACGTCTGGGACTTCGTGGTCGAGGGCACCGCTACGGCATTGGGTTGGTGGACATATGATCCCGGCATCGGACCCGTTCTCCAGTGGGGCAACGGGGGTCGCATCACGCTGCTCTGGACCATCGGCATCATGTGTGTGTGGCCCAACCTGATCGCCTACTGGGCCGGTAAACCGCCGGTTCGCGGCCTCAACCATTTCGAGCGATTCTGCCGCTTGGATCGTTTCACTGTCCCTCGGACCGGGTCGCATCCGACCGGCCACGCCGAAAGTCGGGGCGGAACGGCCTTGGCTGCCAGGCAAGCGGTCTTGACCAAACAGCAAGAATTCGACGGTTACCTCAACTACGACGTGGTGATTCCGCGGTGGCGGTTCGAACTCATGCGGCTCGGCGCGTGGTTCATCGTCTTCCAAGTCACCTTCTTCGTCTTCCTGATCATTCCGCTGGTGGTGTTGCGCACCGTGACCGGCGCCGACAGCCCCTACGTTCCGTGA
- a CDS encoding 6-phosphofructokinase codes for MSALSSGLPAAKEQVVTSCPPVPGWTENLLFTPYDPGHDIGMWLHLGTVADMWEMWEDRVLIALPADQGVLSMWAYHRTVPERRPAGANLAFRCEEPFVKWHITFDGFCLRSPYDAMRSAPLPDGPKTHVRLDLEVHGVTPVWDAEAGPPTDSGAGIAEQSWAREHYEQLTRVVGEVTVGSETFRFDGGGWRDHSRGPRGADTLSDWGGHVIAGGVMPSGRAFGFCRYWARDGRITLQGAYAVTDGSLRHVTLEEIPPPAVLQRDGEQFGCKLDGQPIEATVCSSLWMSMADGLPYGLVNPAQAYTVSWAEVTWGGETGYAYLERSSLTGPPPR; via the coding sequence GTGAGCGCGCTCTCTTCGGGTCTGCCCGCGGCCAAAGAGCAAGTCGTGACCAGTTGCCCGCCGGTGCCGGGCTGGACCGAGAATCTGCTATTCACGCCCTACGACCCTGGGCACGATATCGGCATGTGGCTGCATCTGGGCACAGTTGCCGACATGTGGGAGATGTGGGAGGACCGCGTCCTCATCGCGCTGCCCGCGGATCAGGGAGTGTTGTCCATGTGGGCGTATCACCGCACTGTGCCCGAGCGCCGGCCCGCGGGAGCCAATCTGGCTTTCCGGTGTGAAGAGCCGTTCGTGAAATGGCACATTACTTTTGACGGATTCTGTCTGCGGTCTCCCTATGACGCGATGCGCTCCGCACCATTGCCCGACGGGCCGAAGACCCACGTTCGCCTGGATCTGGAGGTGCACGGTGTGACTCCGGTGTGGGACGCCGAGGCCGGTCCGCCGACCGACTCGGGCGCCGGAATCGCCGAACAGAGCTGGGCCAGAGAACACTACGAGCAACTCACCCGTGTCGTCGGCGAGGTGACCGTAGGATCGGAGACCTTCCGGTTCGATGGTGGTGGCTGGCGCGATCATTCGCGTGGGCCACGCGGGGCCGACACTCTCAGCGACTGGGGCGGCCACGTCATCGCCGGGGGAGTCATGCCCAGCGGCCGCGCATTCGGGTTCTGCAGGTATTGGGCCCGCGACGGGCGTATCACGCTGCAGGGTGCTTACGCGGTCACCGACGGTTCACTGCGACACGTGACACTGGAGGAGATTCCGCCGCCGGCGGTGTTGCAGCGCGACGGTGAGCAATTTGGCTGCAAGCTCGACGGTCAGCCTATCGAGGCCACCGTCTGCTCATCGCTGTGGATGTCGATGGCCGACGGCCTGCCCTATGGGCTGGTGAATCCGGCACAGGCCTACACCGTCAGCTGGGCCGAGGTGACGTGGGGCGGGGAGACCGGCTACGCCTACCTCGAGAGGTCGAGTCTCACCGGCCCGCCGCCGCGTTGA
- a CDS encoding spirocyclase AveC family protein has translation MTDLKSPEKAESPAIEPARIKTIRPVLFWSSVGAVFVVIAAYVYISWIASGNATPVNPGPDPIPGATRLAMTAFQIGCPILALIAIVYVVRKSIHERQLCVEAAIVIGSAIAWWHDPLINWFQPALFYNAGLVNFGNWTQNIPGWLSPDGRLMAEPVLMIGMIYVWMPLAMGSLARWGMGRARNRWPTLGPVRTFCAGWLTVYVIEFPLEIFAVRHGLLGYPASIPGVTLWAGQTVQIPLYGPILWSLVLSSSGALMFFRNHDGRIRVEAGVETLRWAGPGIRGLLRVLAVTGFLHVVAIGVYDVPVNLAGFYAGPTQTYPSYLRTQYCGPGTPRHCPDGTRMADR, from the coding sequence GTGACGGATCTGAAGTCGCCTGAAAAGGCAGAGTCGCCGGCCATCGAGCCCGCGCGGATCAAGACTATTCGGCCGGTGCTGTTCTGGTCGAGCGTCGGTGCGGTTTTCGTCGTCATCGCCGCCTACGTCTACATCTCTTGGATAGCGTCTGGCAATGCGACACCGGTGAATCCGGGGCCGGACCCGATCCCCGGAGCCACTCGTTTGGCGATGACCGCCTTCCAGATCGGCTGTCCGATACTGGCGTTGATCGCGATCGTCTACGTAGTCCGCAAGAGCATCCACGAGCGTCAACTCTGTGTCGAAGCCGCTATCGTGATCGGCTCGGCGATCGCCTGGTGGCACGACCCGTTGATCAACTGGTTTCAGCCGGCATTGTTCTACAACGCCGGGCTGGTCAACTTCGGCAACTGGACGCAGAACATCCCCGGCTGGCTCAGCCCCGACGGTCGACTGATGGCCGAACCTGTGCTGATGATCGGAATGATCTACGTCTGGATGCCGCTGGCCATGGGCTCGCTCGCCCGCTGGGGCATGGGTCGGGCCCGGAACAGGTGGCCGACATTGGGACCCGTCCGCACCTTCTGTGCCGGTTGGCTCACGGTGTACGTGATCGAGTTCCCGCTCGAGATCTTTGCCGTGCGCCACGGTCTGCTCGGCTACCCGGCGTCGATTCCCGGCGTCACGTTGTGGGCGGGTCAAACCGTGCAGATTCCGCTGTACGGCCCCATCCTGTGGTCGCTGGTGCTGAGCTCGAGTGGCGCGCTGATGTTTTTCCGCAACCATGACGGCAGAATCCGGGTCGAGGCGGGCGTGGAAACGTTGCGGTGGGCCGGGCCAGGGATCAGAGGACTGCTCAGGGTGCTGGCGGTGACCGGCTTTTTGCACGTGGTGGCGATCGGTGTGTACGACGTGCCGGTGAACCTCGCCGGCTTCTACGCCGGTCCGACCCAAACTTATCCAAGCTATCTGCGTACTCAGTACTGCGGACCGGGGACGCCCCGCCACTGCCCCGATGGCACCCGGATGGCCGATCGTTAG
- a CDS encoding acyl-CoA dehydrogenase, with product MPLAITEDHRALAEVAAAMVAGRAGTAGARRILLDREKSDRWWSTDGLWKEMVSTGWLGLHIDERFDGQGYGLPELTIVLEQLGRAAMAGPFLPTVAVSAVIAEVGTDGQRERWLPRLVSGDVITGIGTDGGAVVRDSAVTAAAVPALAESGADLFLLPAGDDLVLLAAGEGVSVRTIESVDRLLAPVVVLGLNSAPVLEILPGAAGTATRILRLLAAAEAVGGLSACTEMATAYAAGREQFGRTIGSFQAVKHHCANMLVDTELAVAATWDAARADGAEAELAATMAAGHALTAYQRVALQNVQVHGGIGYTWEHNAHLYIRRATVLQTFAGDQDALRDKVIALQRDGVRRRQSVDLPEGAEQYRQAALDFRAELEAADADDHQRLWARSGYLQPHWPTPYGRVADSVEQLIIEDTLDGLDKPSLGLGEWVVPTLLQHGSPEQVERLIWPSLEGDLRWCQLFSEPGAGSDAAAVATKASRVDGGWVVNGQKVWTSDAVNCQRGLATVRTDPNVRKHKGITAMIIDLADPAVRIRPLTEITGETLFNEVFFDDVFVPDRDVVGGVNDGWSVAMAAFGNERVSIGGGSVTMTAGALIDLLARHRPGDTGIAREVGALLIESYTLATLNLRQAARAVFDAGPGVEGNIAKLFGAEHAQRVAELALRIADRAILVGEEPDVVHDYLFSRCLTIAGGTSEIVRNLVAERILGLPRDPAPK from the coding sequence ATGCCATTGGCGATCACCGAAGATCATCGCGCCCTCGCCGAAGTAGCGGCCGCAATGGTCGCCGGGCGTGCCGGCACCGCGGGCGCCCGCCGGATCCTGCTCGACCGTGAGAAGAGCGACCGCTGGTGGTCCACCGACGGACTCTGGAAAGAGATGGTCTCCACCGGCTGGCTTGGCCTGCATATCGACGAACGATTCGACGGCCAGGGTTACGGTCTGCCTGAACTGACGATCGTGTTGGAGCAACTGGGCCGCGCGGCGATGGCCGGACCCTTCCTGCCCACGGTCGCAGTGTCTGCGGTGATCGCTGAAGTCGGGACGGACGGGCAGCGGGAACGGTGGTTGCCGCGGCTGGTGTCCGGTGACGTGATCACAGGGATCGGCACCGACGGCGGTGCTGTCGTTAGGGATTCGGCGGTCACTGCCGCTGCGGTACCGGCACTGGCCGAGTCAGGTGCGGACCTGTTTCTGCTTCCCGCCGGTGACGACCTGGTGCTGCTGGCAGCCGGTGAGGGCGTCAGCGTTCGGACTATCGAATCGGTAGATCGGCTGCTGGCCCCGGTGGTGGTACTCGGCCTGAACTCGGCACCGGTACTCGAGATCCTCCCGGGCGCGGCTGGGACGGCGACGCGGATCCTTCGACTGCTGGCCGCAGCCGAGGCGGTTGGCGGGTTGAGCGCGTGCACCGAGATGGCGACGGCTTACGCCGCCGGCCGCGAGCAGTTCGGCAGAACTATCGGCTCGTTTCAAGCAGTCAAACATCATTGCGCGAACATGCTTGTCGACACCGAACTCGCAGTCGCCGCGACCTGGGACGCGGCTCGTGCCGATGGTGCGGAGGCCGAGCTGGCCGCGACCATGGCGGCCGGACATGCGTTGACCGCTTATCAGCGGGTGGCCTTGCAGAACGTGCAGGTGCATGGCGGCATCGGGTACACCTGGGAGCACAACGCTCACCTCTACATCAGACGGGCTACCGTCCTGCAAACCTTCGCCGGCGACCAGGATGCGTTGCGGGACAAAGTCATCGCGCTGCAACGCGACGGCGTTCGCCGACGCCAGTCGGTCGACCTGCCCGAGGGCGCCGAACAGTATCGCCAGGCCGCACTGGATTTCCGGGCAGAACTGGAGGCGGCCGACGCCGACGATCACCAAAGGCTCTGGGCGCGCAGCGGTTATCTTCAACCACATTGGCCCACTCCGTACGGCCGGGTCGCCGACAGCGTAGAGCAGCTCATCATCGAGGACACCCTGGACGGTTTGGATAAACCCAGTCTTGGTCTCGGTGAATGGGTGGTCCCAACGCTGCTGCAACACGGTAGTCCTGAACAAGTCGAGCGACTGATCTGGCCGAGCCTGGAGGGTGACCTGCGGTGGTGCCAGCTGTTCAGCGAGCCTGGCGCCGGCTCGGACGCGGCGGCGGTTGCTACCAAGGCCAGTCGGGTCGACGGTGGCTGGGTGGTCAACGGTCAGAAGGTGTGGACCAGTGATGCGGTGAACTGCCAACGCGGTCTGGCCACCGTGCGCACCGATCCGAACGTGCGCAAGCACAAAGGCATCACGGCGATGATCATCGACCTCGCCGACCCGGCCGTGCGCATTCGCCCGCTCACCGAGATCACCGGCGAGACGCTATTCAACGAAGTCTTCTTCGACGACGTTTTCGTGCCCGATCGTGATGTGGTCGGCGGTGTCAACGACGGGTGGAGTGTAGCGATGGCTGCCTTCGGCAACGAGCGCGTGTCGATCGGCGGCGGCTCGGTCACCATGACCGCCGGCGCTTTGATCGATCTGCTGGCCCGCCATCGGCCCGGTGACACTGGCATCGCCCGCGAGGTCGGTGCGCTGCTGATCGAGTCCTACACCTTGGCCACGCTGAATCTGCGACAGGCCGCCCGAGCCGTCTTCGACGCCGGGCCCGGCGTCGAAGGCAACATCGCCAAATTGTTCGGGGCCGAGCACGCTCAGCGGGTGGCAGAGTTGGCGCTGCGAATTGCCGACCGGGCCATCCTGGTCGGAGAGGAACCCGACGTCGTACACGACTATCTGTTCAGCCGGTGCCTGACGATCGCGGGCGGCACGTCGGAAATTGTGAGAAACCTGGTCGCCGAACGCATTCTGGGCCTGCCACGCGACCCGGCACCTAAGTAG
- a CDS encoding TIGR03619 family F420-dependent LLM class oxidoreductase: MRFTVYLPNCMHVAAITQPWEHQLTGAHIARVAQHAEQLGYSMVFLPEHFLTPSGHVALSGDHYFDATTAQAFVAGATSTITIGSMVTILPLHNPIIAAKQIATFDWLSGGRAQTTVGVGWLKEEYDAIGVPFSQRGRIADECLEAMFELWHSDSPSFDGDFVKFDDIAFGPKPISKPHPTVWMGGDADAVLRRAARFGNGWAPWLTKPDELPAKMDYLRSQPGFDDRPFSLFYSLAVLSIGQEHTVVDDPNAHFGQSAQQVIDNCNMLAERGVTDTWVNPPELKGLNAYLDHMQWVAEEIIPKVG, encoded by the coding sequence ATGAGATTCACCGTGTACCTCCCCAACTGCATGCACGTCGCCGCGATCACGCAGCCCTGGGAACACCAACTCACCGGCGCCCACATCGCGCGAGTTGCCCAGCATGCCGAGCAGCTGGGCTATTCGATGGTGTTCCTACCCGAACACTTCCTCACCCCGAGTGGTCACGTCGCGTTGTCCGGCGACCACTACTTCGACGCCACCACCGCCCAGGCCTTCGTCGCGGGCGCAACTTCGACGATCACCATCGGATCGATGGTCACGATCTTGCCGTTGCACAACCCGATCATCGCCGCGAAACAGATCGCAACGTTCGATTGGCTCAGTGGCGGTCGGGCCCAGACCACTGTCGGTGTCGGTTGGCTCAAGGAGGAGTATGACGCGATCGGCGTCCCCTTCTCCCAGCGTGGCCGCATAGCGGACGAGTGTCTTGAGGCGATGTTCGAGTTGTGGCACAGCGATTCGCCAAGCTTCGACGGCGACTTCGTCAAGTTCGACGACATCGCGTTCGGGCCCAAGCCCATCTCCAAGCCCCACCCGACGGTGTGGATGGGTGGGGACGCCGACGCGGTGCTGCGCCGCGCGGCTCGGTTCGGTAACGGCTGGGCACCATGGCTGACCAAGCCCGACGAGCTGCCTGCCAAGATGGACTACCTACGCTCGCAGCCCGGGTTCGACGACCGGCCGTTCTCCCTGTTCTACAGCCTGGCAGTGCTGTCGATCGGTCAGGAGCACACCGTCGTCGACGACCCCAATGCGCATTTTGGCCAGAGCGCCCAGCAGGTCATCGACAACTGCAACATGCTGGCCGAGCGCGGCGTCACGGATACCTGGGTGAATCCGCCAGAGCTGAAAGGTCTTAACGCCTACCTCGACCATATGCAATGGGTAGCGGAGGAAATAATCCCGAAGGTCGGCTGA
- a CDS encoding cytochrome P450, translating to MTELGTTGTFNINDLPFAEDRTRGWRELREAGEAVSSGEEIVLTSAEAVEFAAKKPEIFSSARAFDRLGSPVPLVPIAIDPPDHTRFRRMLDPFFSPKKMAEREPELRRQAGELIDAIVARGECDVVPDLGTPFPSQVFLTLFGLPMADRDRLVQWKNAILQFTDPSSTEATPEVMAHALELFGYLTEHIAERRADASGDDMLTQLIQDTDEGGMSDNEILGLCFMFVLAGLDTVTSAVGFSLARLAADDEMRRRIAHDFTLIPAFVEEILRVDGPVPFAPRVTTEEVEVAGRLVPKDTTVMLSYGSADRDPRRYEDADEIHLDSKAVHFAFGRGPHRCLGSHLARLELRLILEEWHSRIPEYTLALGKPPQMPWPTGTMSLQSVPLCITPSARRQ from the coding sequence ATGACCGAGCTCGGCACAACCGGAACGTTCAACATCAACGATCTGCCCTTTGCGGAAGACCGCACGCGTGGGTGGCGCGAGCTGCGGGAGGCCGGTGAGGCGGTGAGTTCGGGCGAGGAGATCGTGCTCACCAGCGCCGAGGCTGTCGAGTTTGCGGCGAAGAAGCCTGAAATCTTCTCTTCGGCAAGGGCTTTTGACCGGCTGGGAAGTCCGGTTCCGTTGGTACCGATCGCGATTGATCCACCAGATCACACCCGCTTCCGGCGCATGCTCGACCCGTTCTTCAGTCCGAAGAAGATGGCCGAGCGTGAGCCCGAGTTACGCCGGCAGGCTGGCGAATTGATCGACGCGATTGTTGCTCGCGGCGAGTGCGACGTGGTTCCCGATCTCGGGACACCGTTTCCCTCGCAGGTTTTTTTGACACTCTTCGGGCTGCCCATGGCCGACCGCGACCGGCTGGTGCAGTGGAAGAATGCGATTCTGCAGTTCACTGATCCGAGCAGCACCGAGGCTACCCCGGAGGTGATGGCTCATGCGCTGGAATTATTCGGCTATCTGACCGAGCACATCGCCGAGCGGCGCGCCGATGCGAGCGGTGACGACATGCTCACCCAGCTGATCCAGGACACCGACGAGGGCGGAATGTCCGACAACGAAATCCTGGGTCTGTGCTTCATGTTCGTGCTGGCCGGCCTCGATACCGTCACCTCTGCCGTCGGGTTCTCCCTGGCCCGGCTGGCGGCCGACGACGAGATGCGCCGGCGTATCGCGCACGACTTCACACTCATTCCGGCGTTCGTCGAAGAGATTCTGCGTGTCGACGGCCCGGTACCGTTCGCGCCACGTGTCACCACCGAGGAGGTGGAAGTGGCAGGCAGGTTGGTGCCGAAGGACACCACGGTGATGCTCAGTTATGGCAGCGCCGACCGCGATCCGCGCCGATACGAGGACGCCGACGAGATTCATCTCGACAGCAAGGCCGTGCATTTCGCTTTCGGGCGTGGACCGCACCGCTGTCTCGGCTCACACCTGGCGCGTCTCGAGCTCCGCCTCATCCTCGAGGAGTGGCATTCACGCATCCCCGAATACACTCTTGCGCTGGGCAAGCCGCCACAGATGCCGTGGCCGACCGGGACGATGTCCCTGCAATCGGTACCGCTGTGCATCACGCCGTCGGCGCGGCGCCAGTAA
- a CDS encoding TetR family transcriptional regulator, giving the protein MARGDRSPRDAHADRVRNALLNAALNLFSTNGYDETTTDQIAESVGVSPRTFFRYFPTKESVLFFGEYDFIDAVSGVYLAQPEKASDFEALANSFALLAPGLKRIRKRIAQYHDAVASSLVLLGRERKNHEANAETVAKVIAERRRLPAPDSECRLLAAVGMLLVERALNQWLSTPGRSLDDLIRQEFAALPAVLK; this is encoded by the coding sequence ATGGCCCGGGGCGACCGATCACCGCGCGACGCGCACGCGGACCGGGTCCGCAATGCTCTGCTCAACGCCGCCCTGAACCTGTTCAGCACGAACGGGTACGACGAGACCACCACGGACCAGATCGCGGAGAGCGTCGGCGTCTCACCGAGAACCTTCTTCCGCTACTTCCCCACCAAAGAGTCGGTGCTCTTCTTCGGTGAGTACGACTTCATCGACGCGGTCAGCGGCGTTTACCTGGCTCAACCGGAGAAGGCATCCGATTTCGAGGCATTGGCCAATTCGTTCGCTCTGCTGGCGCCGGGCCTCAAGCGCATCCGCAAACGGATCGCGCAATACCACGACGCCGTTGCATCGTCGCTGGTGCTGCTGGGCCGCGAGCGTAAAAACCATGAGGCCAACGCCGAGACCGTCGCCAAGGTGATCGCCGAACGACGCCGATTGCCGGCACCCGACAGCGAATGCCGGCTCTTGGCGGCTGTCGGCATGCTCCTGGTCGAGCGCGCCCTCAACCAGTGGCTGTCAACACCGGGTCGCTCGCTTGATGACTTGATCCGCCAGGAATTCGCCGCGCTACCCGCGGTCCTCAAATAG
- a CDS encoding nitroreductase family protein has product MGDLLAVIHAQRACRRFDPDGKVPDSDVEQMLAAAVHAPSAENTQPWTFIVVRDDRNRALLAAWWTETWNAGGGDFVKQSVEDKALVADLEFGCSKGGFAAAPVVIVVCADTDRVPEIYAPPSIYPAVQNMLLAAADLGYGSCLTTGLTTFGVDQVRELLELPQNLIPMAAVYVGLPGRKLSPPRRRPATSLTCRERFGTPW; this is encoded by the coding sequence GTGGGCGACTTACTTGCTGTCATCCACGCTCAACGCGCGTGTCGTCGTTTTGATCCGGACGGCAAGGTACCCGATTCCGACGTCGAGCAGATGCTCGCCGCCGCGGTGCACGCACCGAGCGCGGAAAACACCCAGCCTTGGACGTTCATCGTAGTCCGCGACGACCGCAACCGCGCTCTCCTCGCGGCGTGGTGGACAGAAACATGGAACGCGGGCGGAGGTGACTTCGTCAAGCAGAGCGTCGAAGACAAGGCATTGGTTGCTGACCTCGAGTTCGGTTGCAGTAAAGGCGGTTTCGCTGCGGCGCCGGTGGTCATCGTGGTATGCGCTGATACGGACCGGGTGCCGGAGATCTATGCGCCGCCGTCGATTTACCCGGCTGTGCAGAATATGCTTCTGGCTGCCGCCGACCTTGGCTACGGTTCGTGTTTGACCACCGGCTTGACCACGTTTGGTGTCGATCAGGTGCGGGAGCTGTTGGAACTGCCACAGAATCTGATCCCGATGGCCGCAGTCTATGTCGGTCTGCCCGGACGCAAGCTCTCACCGCCTCGCCGCCGCCCGGCCACATCGCTGACATGCCGCGAGCGGTTCGGTACACCCTGGTGA